A single genomic interval of Alistipes provencensis harbors:
- a CDS encoding peptidase S54 produces MNHLFRLLFALLFTINGAAAQSADAVFYMEMDTLGGGIRAGQEYDLYYKSAIPFDSVSPPVFDARIEVIKGPLPWRGSSYTLENGREKSTSGEGFRYRIRFAGEGAVELPAAGIKKGGREYVTPAAVVRVLPAIGDPQEVACRIELRPEKPGPEEDFFITLTCSARPDSKEPTITASGLRCRPISSGSQVRNGEAQYTFTFLANAERGGKYVLRAENLTFGGKPYPLDHTLQIGRIRTAWIHDYGPLLAIGAGLLFEMLFLRLLFRRERKADFAAFVLRHKRIPLTTSWALTHYGIPFFLVNIPMFYWTAILSVEYPAAREGSLWPDLGIGVFPLLLAALLIRRQYRKLFFTPVRTTLPPGELYPAIERLCQEHEWVPDYVGEECFVGHTPTGAFSWGEQLFIVFDKGRVWINSVGNMDRRVSVSSFGRIRRNKRLLQKAIEQTRS; encoded by the coding sequence ATGAACCACCTTTTCCGGCTTCTTTTCGCACTGCTATTCACGATAAACGGCGCGGCGGCGCAATCCGCCGACGCCGTTTTTTATATGGAGATGGACACGCTCGGCGGCGGCATCCGCGCCGGGCAGGAGTACGATCTCTACTACAAGAGCGCCATTCCGTTCGACTCGGTATCGCCCCCGGTGTTCGACGCGCGGATCGAGGTCATCAAAGGCCCCCTGCCGTGGCGCGGGAGCAGCTACACACTCGAAAACGGCCGGGAGAAATCCACCTCCGGCGAAGGGTTCCGCTACCGGATACGTTTCGCCGGCGAAGGGGCGGTCGAACTCCCCGCGGCCGGCATCAAAAAGGGCGGCCGGGAGTATGTGACGCCCGCTGCCGTCGTGCGCGTCCTGCCGGCGATCGGCGATCCGCAGGAGGTCGCCTGCCGGATCGAACTGCGCCCGGAGAAGCCCGGTCCGGAGGAAGATTTCTTCATCACGCTGACCTGCTCGGCCCGCCCCGACAGCAAGGAGCCCACCATCACGGCCTCCGGGCTCCGATGCCGCCCGATCAGCAGCGGTTCGCAGGTCCGAAACGGCGAGGCGCAATACACGTTTACATTCCTCGCCAATGCCGAACGGGGCGGCAAATATGTGCTCCGGGCCGAAAATCTCACATTCGGAGGCAAACCCTATCCGCTGGATCACACCCTGCAAATAGGCCGCATCCGCACCGCGTGGATACACGATTACGGCCCCCTGCTGGCGATCGGCGCCGGGCTTCTGTTCGAAATGCTGTTCCTGCGGCTCCTCTTCCGCCGGGAGCGCAAGGCGGATTTCGCCGCCTTCGTGCTGCGTCACAAGCGCATTCCCCTGACTACAAGTTGGGCGCTGACCCACTACGGAATCCCGTTCTTCCTTGTGAACATCCCGATGTTCTATTGGACAGCCATCCTCTCCGTGGAGTATCCCGCCGCCCGGGAGGGCAGTCTTTGGCCGGACCTCGGGATCGGTGTGTTTCCGCTGCTGCTCGCCGCATTGCTGATCCGGCGGCAATACCGGAAACTCTTCTTCACCCCTGTCCGCACGACGCTCCCGCCCGGGGAACTCTACCCGGCGATCGAGCGGCTTTGCCAAGAGCACGAATGGGTGCCCGACTACGTCGGGGAGGAGTGTTTCGTGGGCCATACCCCGACCGGGGCTTTCTCGTGGGGCGAACAGTTGTTCATCGTATTCGACAAAGGGCGGGTGTGGATCAACAGCGTCGGCAACATGGACCGGCGGGTCTCCGTCTCCTCGTTCGGACGCATCCGCCGGAACAAACGTCTGTTGCAGAAGGCGATCGAACAGACCCGATCCTGA
- a CDS encoding TetR/AcrR family transcriptional regulator — protein sequence MKTNRDEILRNCFTVFVSKNYEKATITELSRACGLSRMGIHHYFPNKQAVFMAVADRYVFEIQTPENKFTAADGTLAEFIERYIDGVRQTMAQLLVLCKGGGDVALNIYYLNFMMQVRQYYPGADLKFRALMRQTQRHWQQAVENAVRSGELRPGLDPVRIAEFFHQIHFGLSFEQAFLTGLDADHLARQFHSLYELLRN from the coding sequence ATGAAGACCAACCGCGACGAGATACTGAGAAACTGCTTTACCGTATTCGTCTCCAAGAACTACGAAAAAGCGACCATCACCGAACTGTCCCGCGCCTGCGGACTTTCGCGCATGGGCATACACCACTATTTCCCCAACAAACAGGCCGTCTTCATGGCCGTCGCCGACCGCTACGTCTTCGAGATACAGACCCCCGAAAACAAATTCACGGCCGCAGACGGGACGCTGGCCGAGTTCATCGAACGGTATATAGACGGCGTAAGGCAAACTATGGCGCAACTGCTGGTGCTATGCAAGGGGGGGGGTGACGTCGCGCTGAACATCTACTACCTCAACTTCATGATGCAGGTGCGCCAATACTACCCGGGGGCAGACCTGAAATTCCGGGCGCTGATGCGGCAGACCCAGCGGCACTGGCAGCAGGCCGTGGAGAACGCCGTCCGAAGCGGCGAACTGCGCCCCGGTCTCGATCCGGTGCGGATCGCGGAGTTCTTCCATCAGATTCATTTCGGGCTCTCGTTCGAACAGGCATTCCTCACGGGTCTGGACGCCGACCATCTGGCCCGGCAGTTTCACAGCCTCTACGAACTGCTCCGCAACTGA
- a CDS encoding DUF4185 domain-containing protein, producing the protein MRTPEICYCLPFLLLTACGSNTPAEAPSARVDTRFTTLYSPDSNGVTGSDGTISIVLDDGSSLFMTGDCFLGEVVGGKRDFSYEMINNSLIHISPDYKYLGAYYGGTPETPQSLCTPLEAATSQYVYWYWPGHGFQRGNTLYLFMTKFYQGGEGQWGFRFDGTDVVKIDMADYSVKSIEEIYDDQCPVHWGHCVMKLGDWYYVYGTRSGAGYDPAQLCVSRAKFDEAADDLGPYEYFDSKGWSADPAAAAACQGLDVPVSEQFSVFKHGDRYVLVTQRRAQQAGDIYSYIADTPVGPWRNKQLLYVTTEQDNDRELFTYNAMAHPQFINEANELLICYNINSYNLQKPYLDVSTYRPVFLRVPMSMILE; encoded by the coding sequence ATGAGAACACCTGAAATCTGCTATTGCCTGCCGTTCCTGCTTCTTACAGCCTGCGGCTCGAACACCCCGGCGGAAGCCCCTTCCGCACGCGTGGACACCCGCTTCACGACGCTCTATTCGCCCGACTCGAACGGCGTGACGGGCTCCGACGGCACGATTTCAATCGTGCTCGACGACGGCAGCTCGCTCTTCATGACCGGCGACTGTTTCCTCGGCGAGGTCGTCGGTGGAAAACGCGACTTCAGCTACGAGATGATCAACAATTCGCTCATCCACATCAGCCCCGACTACAAATATCTGGGAGCCTATTACGGCGGCACGCCCGAGACGCCCCAGTCGCTCTGCACGCCGTTGGAAGCTGCGACTTCGCAATACGTCTACTGGTACTGGCCCGGGCACGGTTTCCAGCGCGGCAACACGCTCTACCTCTTCATGACCAAATTCTATCAGGGCGGCGAAGGCCAGTGGGGCTTCCGTTTCGACGGCACGGACGTCGTGAAGATCGACATGGCGGATTACAGCGTCAAGTCGATCGAAGAGATTTACGACGACCAGTGCCCCGTCCACTGGGGACACTGTGTGATGAAGCTGGGCGACTGGTACTACGTCTACGGAACCCGTTCGGGCGCCGGTTACGACCCCGCACAACTGTGCGTTTCGCGGGCGAAATTCGACGAGGCGGCTGACGATCTGGGCCCCTACGAGTATTTCGACAGCAAAGGATGGAGTGCCGATCCGGCCGCGGCAGCAGCCTGCCAAGGTCTCGACGTACCCGTCTCGGAGCAGTTCTCGGTCTTCAAACACGGTGATCGCTATGTATTGGTCACGCAGCGCCGGGCACAGCAGGCAGGCGACATCTACTCCTACATCGCCGACACGCCTGTGGGACCGTGGCGGAACAAACAGTTGCTCTACGTCACCACCGAGCAGGACAACGACCGCGAACTGTTCACCTACAACGCCATGGCGCACCCGCAGTTCATCAACGAAGCGAACGAACTGCTGATCTGCTACAACATCAACAGCTACAACCTCCAGAAACCCTATCTGGATGTTTCGACCTACCGGCCCGTGTTCCTCCGCGTGCCGATGAGCATGATCCTCGAGTAG
- a CDS encoding serine protease — MEQNNIYQLVFKVTHAGGSGSCFYLKNYDLFVTNYHVVEGFHTVAIHDNDRNPYLGRVVLVNPALDIALLAVDGDFSSLPELQLAGDDSLAIGGKIYVAGYPYGMPFTVTEGSVSSPKQLVSGKYYIQTDAAVNPGNSGGPMLNERNEVVGVTVSKFTQADNMGFGIRVENLRKLLESVGELDRTVFQVQCGSCDELIAEEEEFCPSCGDKLPEGVFDEHDASPLAEFVESAIAQMGINPILARDGYDSWLFHKGSSEIRIFVYDGDYLFSTSPINLLPKKEVEPVLDYMLSEDFGPYKLGIEGRQIYIAYRIHLSDITAESEETIRQNIVNLAFRADEMDNMMVERFGCEFSEYSKSEA, encoded by the coding sequence ATGGAACAAAACAATATCTATCAACTGGTATTCAAAGTGACCCACGCCGGAGGCTCGGGCAGTTGCTTCTACCTGAAGAACTACGACCTCTTCGTAACCAACTACCACGTCGTCGAAGGATTTCACACGGTCGCCATACACGACAATGACCGCAACCCCTATCTGGGAAGGGTCGTGCTGGTCAATCCCGCGCTCGACATCGCCCTGCTGGCGGTCGACGGCGACTTCTCGTCGCTGCCCGAATTGCAGTTGGCGGGCGACGACTCGCTGGCCATCGGCGGCAAAATCTATGTGGCGGGCTACCCTTACGGCATGCCGTTCACCGTCACCGAAGGTTCGGTGTCGTCGCCCAAGCAGCTCGTCAGCGGCAAATACTACATCCAGACCGACGCCGCGGTGAACCCCGGCAACTCGGGCGGCCCGATGCTCAACGAACGCAACGAGGTGGTCGGCGTGACGGTCAGCAAATTCACGCAGGCCGACAACATGGGATTCGGCATCCGCGTCGAGAATCTGCGCAAACTGCTCGAATCGGTCGGCGAGCTCGACCGCACGGTCTTTCAGGTACAGTGCGGCAGTTGCGACGAACTGATCGCCGAGGAGGAGGAGTTCTGCCCCTCGTGCGGGGACAAGCTGCCCGAAGGAGTCTTCGACGAGCACGACGCATCGCCGCTCGCAGAGTTCGTGGAGAGCGCCATCGCGCAGATGGGCATCAACCCCATTCTGGCCCGCGACGGTTACGACTCGTGGCTGTTCCACAAAGGCAGCTCGGAGATCCGCATCTTCGTCTACGACGGCGACTACCTCTTCTCGACCTCGCCGATCAACCTGCTGCCCAAGAAGGAGGTGGAACCGGTGCTGGACTACATGCTGAGCGAGGATTTCGGTCCCTACAAACTCGGCATCGAAGGCCGTCAGATCTACATCGCCTACCGCATCCACCTCTCGGACATCACCGCGGAGTCCGAGGAGACGATCCGGCAGAACATCGTCAATCTGGCATTCCGGGCCGACGAGATGGACAACATGATGGTCGAGCGTTTCGGCTGCGAGTTCTCGGAGTACTCCAAGAGCGAGGCGTAA
- a CDS encoding sulfatase family protein: MQERIICSCAAGLTLCACANRPAESQPNVVFILADDLGYGDLSSYNPQGRIRTPQLDRLASQGVRFTNAHSSAAVSTPTRYGLLTGCYPWRGPLKQGVIWTWADPLLTDELTLPELMRRKGYATGLVGKWHLGIGFATTDGAPVDRAANGANVDYTQPLQDGPTHHGFDYYYGDDVPNFPPYAFIENDRFPEIPDRPFEAGMPGVPGVMAKSWQPEKLLATETRKAMEYIREHRDRPFFLMVSLTAPHTPIAPSAEFEGRSRAGRYGDFVEEIDHRVGEILAALHDAGIEERTLVVFSSDNGSSFQDGGTNDEERYGGRFGSILDMGHNPSGHFRGMKSDSWEGGHHIPFLLRWPGTIPEGIVTDALTCDLDLYATLADISGATLPEGAAVDSRSLLPLLEGRQPIRTTAVAQSGNGVLSYFKGPWKLIAGSGSGGSLNPYGIPDRLPEYDKSSGIWHNVQLYNMESDPEERYDMATRQPRLVQEMLEALAGEVKKYGTGDWEPVAWTSAFESSVKP, translated from the coding sequence ATGCAAGAAAGAATCATATGCAGTTGTGCCGCCGGACTGACGCTTTGCGCTTGTGCAAACCGTCCCGCGGAATCGCAGCCGAACGTAGTTTTCATCCTTGCCGACGATCTGGGATACGGCGACCTGTCGTCCTACAATCCACAGGGCCGTATCCGGACCCCGCAACTGGACCGGCTGGCTTCGCAGGGCGTTCGATTCACCAATGCACATAGCTCGGCGGCAGTCTCCACACCGACTCGATACGGACTTCTGACAGGGTGCTATCCTTGGCGAGGACCGCTCAAACAGGGCGTGATATGGACATGGGCCGATCCGCTGCTGACCGATGAACTGACGCTTCCGGAACTGATGCGCCGGAAAGGATACGCTACCGGGCTGGTAGGCAAATGGCATTTAGGGATCGGTTTCGCCACCACCGACGGTGCTCCGGTCGACCGAGCCGCGAACGGGGCCAATGTCGACTATACGCAGCCGCTGCAGGACGGCCCCACGCATCATGGGTTCGACTACTATTACGGAGATGACGTGCCCAACTTCCCACCCTATGCCTTCATTGAGAACGACCGCTTTCCAGAAATTCCGGACCGCCCGTTCGAAGCGGGAATGCCCGGGGTTCCGGGAGTCATGGCAAAGTCGTGGCAGCCCGAAAAACTGTTGGCTACGGAGACCCGCAAAGCGATGGAATACATTCGGGAGCACCGCGACCGACCATTCTTCCTGATGGTCAGCCTGACGGCTCCCCACACGCCCATCGCCCCGTCGGCGGAGTTCGAAGGGCGAAGTCGCGCCGGACGTTACGGCGATTTCGTCGAGGAGATCGACCATCGGGTCGGAGAAATCCTTGCAGCACTGCACGACGCGGGGATCGAAGAGCGGACACTCGTGGTTTTTTCGTCGGACAACGGCTCTTCGTTCCAAGATGGGGGTACGAACGATGAAGAGCGTTACGGCGGTCGTTTCGGCTCGATTCTCGACATGGGCCACAATCCCAGCGGACATTTCCGGGGGATGAAATCCGACTCTTGGGAGGGAGGCCACCACATTCCGTTCCTGCTGCGCTGGCCGGGCACCATACCCGAAGGCATCGTAACGGACGCCCTGACATGCGATCTGGACCTCTACGCGACGCTGGCCGACATATCGGGCGCGACACTCCCCGAAGGAGCAGCCGTCGACAGCCGGTCGCTGCTGCCCCTGTTGGAGGGACGGCAGCCGATCCGGACGACAGCGGTCGCACAATCCGGAAACGGAGTACTCTCCTACTTCAAAGGCCCGTGGAAACTCATTGCCGGCTCCGGATCGGGCGGATCACTCAATCCGTACGGCATCCCCGACCGGCTGCCCGAATACGACAAGTCATCGGGGATCTGGCACAACGTGCAACTGTACAACATGGAATCCGACCCCGAAGAACGTTACGACATGGCCACCCGGCAGCCCCGACTCGTACAGGAAATGCTCGAGGCACTGGCTGGTGAAGTGAAAAAATACGGGACCGGCGACTGGGAACCGGTAGCATGGACGTCGGCGTTCGAAAGTTCTGTCAAACCCTAA